A window from Brachionichthys hirsutus isolate HB-005 chromosome 4, CSIRO-AGI_Bhir_v1, whole genome shotgun sequence encodes these proteins:
- the LOC137918149 gene encoding UDP-glucuronosyltransferase 2A1-like, producing the protein MKAEGRLCVCTLLALCLTWSTDGGNVLVWYTEGSHWINIKPVLEKLIDRGHQVTVLVPSSSMFMNASEPARFHYKPFNVSVSMEVIEAFMEECLHFSIYEMPHMNYLQIYIRFMEMMEVNIHYSLKLLDGVLKSDTIMKKLKEGKYDLLLADPVFPGSDLTAKILSIPLVFSLRFSIGNVFERHCGQLPAPPSFVPGAMSKLTDKMDFLERVWNFLFYALQDIVLDKVFWKQLDKYYSDIIGAPTSACGIIGRADMWLIRTYWDFNFPRPLLPNFKFVGGIHCRPAKPLPEDMEEFVQSSGDAGIVVFSLGTFIQNISSEKGDIIASALAQIPQKVLWKYNGEKPKSLAANTRIYNWIPQNDLLGHPKTRAFITHGGANGIYEAIYHAIPMVGIPMVADQPENMIYMKARGAATIVDLNLLKSEDLRDAINTVINDKSYKESAMRLSTIHHDRPVSPLDEAVFWIEFTMRNKGAKHLRVQAHELTWYQYHSLDVLVFLLAVILSFALLLIKTCAFCLRRCCGRTGKPKAKAE; encoded by the exons ATGAAAGCTGAAGGGCGTCTCTGTGTATGCACGCTGCTGGCACTGTGTTTGACATGGAGCACGGATGGAGGGAACGTTTTGGTGTGGTACACTGAAGGCAGCCACTGGATTAACATAAAGCCTGTGCTGGAGAAGCTGATCGACAGAGGACACCAGGTGACAGTTCTGGTCCCGAGTTCATCAATGTTTATGAATGCCAGTGAGCCTGCTCGCTTTCACTACAAACCCTTCAATGTCTCTGTATCAATGGAGGTCATTGAGGCATTCATGGAAGAATGTCTTCATTTTTCCATATACGAGATGCCTCATATGAACTACTTACAGATATACATCAGATTCATGGAAATGATGGAGGTCAACATCCATTATTCATTGAAGCTTTTGGACGGTGTGCTGAAATCAGACACCATcatgaagaagctgaaggaAGGAAAATATGACCTCCTCCTAGCTGATCCTGTCTTCCCTGGCAGTGACTTAACAGCAAAGATTTTAAGCATCCCCCTGGTCTTCTCCTTGCGGTTTTCCATCGGGAATGTCTTTGAGAGACATTGTGGTCAACTTCCTGCACCACCTTCCTTTGTCCCCGGTGCTATGAGCAAACTGACTGACAAGATGGACTTCTTGGAGAGAGTGTGGAACTTCCTCTTCTATGCACTGCAGGATATTGTGTTGGACAAAGTTTTTTGGAAACAATTAGATAAGTATTACTCTGACATCATAG GAGCACCAACCAGTGCCTGTGGCATTATCGGCCGAGCAGACATGTGGCTGATCAGAACCTACTGGGACTTTAATTTCCCTCGTCCTCTCCTCCCCAACTTTAAATTTGTTGGTGGGATTCACTGCAGACCTGCTAAACCTTTGCCAGAG GATATggaagagtttgtgcagagttcTGGAGATGCTGGCATTGTGGTCTTCAGTTTGGGAACATTTATCCAGAATATCAGCtcagagaagggagacataATAGCCTCGGCGCTTGCTCAGATCCCACAAAAG GTGCTGTGGAAATACAATGGAGAAAAACCAAAGAGTCTGGCTGCCAACACGAGAATATATAATTGGATCCCTCAGAATGACCTACTGG GTCACCCCAAGACCAGAGCTTTCATCACCCATGGTGGCGCTAATGGGATTTATGAGGCTATCTACCACGCTATTCCTATGGTGGGCATCCCGATGGTCGCTGATCAACCAGAAAACATGATCTATATGAAGGCCAGAGGAGCTGCAACTATCGTAGACTTGAACTTGTTGAAGAGTGAAGACCTAAGAGATGCAATCAACACTGTCATCAATGACAAATC GTACAAGGAGAGCGCTATGCGGCTGTCCACGATTCACCACGACCGGCCAGTGAGCCCTCTGGATGAGGCCGTATTCTGGATCGAGTTCACCATGAGAAACAAAGGAGCCAAGCACCTGAGAGTCCAGGCCCATGAGCTTACCTGGTACCAGTATCACAGTCTGGATGTCCTGGTGTTCCTCCTGGCAGTCATTCTGTCCTTCGCACTCCTCCTCATCAAGACCTGTGCATTCTGCTTACGGAGGTGTTGCGGACGCACAGGAAAACCAAAGGCAAAGGCTGAATAA